The nucleotide sequence CAATGCCATATCCGTACGGGATTCCTGCATCTAAAATTTCTTCAACCGCTTCGCGCAATTGATTAACCTTGATTGGAAAAACACCGGTATATTTGCCTTGATAATTGTATTCGGCAATTGCGCTCCTGAAACTCTCATTCAATTCCTTTACGCGGCTGCGTAAAATATCTTGGAAACGCACTACGGCCGGCAATTCTATTCCTCGATTACGAATATCTTCGACGACGGTATGAAGATCAATGGCTTTGGTGGGATCCTTGGTGGGACTGACCGCTATGTGACCTTTTGTGTTGATGTGAAAATAACCTGCGCCCCATTGCTCTACATTATAGAGCTTTTCGGACTGCTCGATGGACCAAGCTGCCAACGCGCTTTTCCTCCTTCATAAGTTAATTACGTTACAAAAAACTTTTATAGTGGATCCGGCTCAACGAAATCCTCAACCGGTGATCAATGTGAAAACTTGTTTTCATAGTATGCTTTCGGCAAAAAAAATATCTATTTCACCCTATAAATGCAATAGAAAACAATGATTTTGTGTCACTTTTTTCATTTTTTTACGTAGATCTGTCTCTGAAAAGAGCATAAAAAAACGCTTGACTCAGGAAGGTGCATTTTTTACCTTGCGGTTGAGTTGCATCTCTAGTTATGGTCGATAAGGTTATGAAAGACAAAAAGTTTAGAATCCTATACTTGCCCGAGACCCAATCGGAAATGCGTGAATTGCTTATCTCACGCAATCGATTGATCTTTTTTGGGTCCGCTTTCTTAAGTCTCATGTTTATCTTCATGACTACGATAGGGATTCTATTCTCTTCTTATACAGGCGACGAGCGCATTGCCGACTTAAGCACCGAAAACCAAATCCTCAAAAATCAGATCAGTGAAACCAATGACCGCATCAACGATTTGATGAAGCAAGTAGACGTCATTAGAGCCAAGGATAGCGAATTACGACTGATATCAAATCTACCGGATGTCGATGAAATTTTAAAAGACGCTGGAATCGGCGGCAGTGATTTTCAATTCAGTTATAATCCTGATCTCATTTCATCCGAAGCTGATCGGCTGATCCGTGGCAATCTTATGAGCCTCGAAAAATTGGAAACCAATATTAAATTGGAATTACAGAGCTACGCTGACTTGAATGAAAAAATCAATGCCAATTTAGATAAGTTGAATTACATCCCTTCGATTTGCCCCATCAAAAAAGGCCGCGTAACCGATCGTTTTGGCGTTCGTCGTAGTTTCCGTTCATGGAAATCGCATACAGGCTTGGACATTGCTGCACGATGGGGAACACCGGTATATGTTACGGCCGATGGAGTCGTCGAATCGGTTACCTGGAGAGGCGGTTACGGTAAATCAATCATCGTCGATCACGGTAATGGCATCAAAACTTTATACGGGCACCTCTCCGCTTACAATGTTCGTCGCGGCCAAGCCGTAAAGCGGAATCAGAAAATTGCCGAAGTCGGAAGCACAGGTTTATCTACCGGTCCGCATTTGCATTATGAAGTGCGCGTTAACGACATCATGCAAAATCCGGAACTTTATATCTTCTTCGATATGGTTAACTACCTGGAAGTAAAATAAATTAGTTGCTATGAAACTAAAAAAGCTGCTTCAATTGATGAAGCAGCTTTTTTGTTTTCCATTATTTTATTCTTTTCAATTCATTCCAATATAAATTGTCAGGTTTGTTCCCAACACAGCCACGTCACCGGACAAATTATTCCATTGTTTGATTTGATCGATCGATACTTTGT is from bacterium and encodes:
- a CDS encoding M23 family metallopeptidase produces the protein MTTIGILFSSYTGDERIADLSTENQILKNQISETNDRINDLMKQVDVIRAKDSELRLISNLPDVDEILKDAGIGGSDFQFSYNPDLISSEADRLIRGNLMSLEKLETNIKLELQSYADLNEKINANLDKLNYIPSICPIKKGRVTDRFGVRRSFRSWKSHTGLDIAARWGTPVYVTADGVVESVTWRGGYGKSIIVDHGNGIKTLYGHLSAYNVRRGQAVKRNQKIAEVGSTGLSTGPHLHYEVRVNDIMQNPELYIFFDMVNYLEVK